In the Desulfitobacterium hafniense DCB-2 genome, TGACCCAGAACGAGTCTATCTGTGAAAATAAATCTTTTAACGAAAACACTGAATATACAAGTCGTTGCATAACCAACTATTGCTTATTCAATATTTGCATTAACTACATTTGTCATAACAAGTATCTGGCCAAAAAAAACACTTGTTAGACAAATTTCTGCCATACAAGCTCTATAGATTTTCATAATCCGGATTACATTTGCAATTATATAAGCTTGTTAAATCTATGTCAAGGCCTTTATTCAATATTTTTAATAAAAATAATTATCATTTAACCCATTGGTTTACTTATTGCTTTGCAGGGATATATGACCTGATTTTCTTTAATCTCATCCTTAGCTTTTTTCAGCTCTCTCCCCAGCTATGCTATGAATAATTTTTCGCCCCATCCGGCTCATTGAGATGCTAATTTACGCAAGGCGAACACTACCTGGCTGGCTAAGACTGCATAGTCTTCTGTGGGAAGAACCGTGCCGGCCGAGGAATCGAAAAGAATATTGCCGGTGGCCGGAAACTCATCATCAGCCTCCCAGATCACCAAGGTGATGGGCACCTTGGGGAATACACTGAGAACCACGGCAGCATCGCCCAGAGAAACGACTTCCCCTCCCAAAGCAACCGCCGCCTGAATAAGCTTTGACCTTTGGGAACCAAAGGTTTTAACCAAAGGATTAATGGCACGGTTGGTAAATGGTTGTATATAGATATTTCCCCCCGGCAGTTCTTTATAAGATATTAATTGCCCGGTCTGCATAGCGGGCGAGCGGTTCACTAAATAATGAAGTATC is a window encoding:
- a CDS encoding DUF3786 domain-containing protein; amino-acid sequence: MNYSAAHDVALEKFRKATLEEISEYSGYPIDGNRIKIEFLDRRFEVDYPSGQFYAETTLNEEISVPTQILILHYLVNRSPAMQTGQLISYKELPGGNIYIQPFTNRAINPLVKTFGSQRSKLIQAAVALGGEVVSLGDAAVVLSVFPKVPITLVIWEADDEFPATGNILFDSSAGTVLPTEDYAVLASQVVFALRKLASQ